The DNA segment AGCAGTAATGGGCCGCCCCGATATCAGTAGTGGGCAGTTCCGTATCGTTCTGCGCGGCGCGGGCCCCTGGGATCGAATCGAATTGAAAGTGGAAGCCGCTCACAGTCTGCCCGCCGGTGAGTGGGAAAACGCGGCTCGCACATTGGAGGCAGAGGTTCGCTTGCACGCCGGAGCAACCGCTGTTGTGACCCTGCTGCCCCCAGACAGCCTCCCCCGGACCGCCGGCAAAACCAGTCTTATCGAGAGGATCACCGCATGAGCACCGTACTCTATGAACGCCAAGGCTCTGTTGGCCTAGTGACCTTGAACCGACCAGAGCGACTGAACGCGATCAGCAGTGCCATGCTGGGTGACTTCGAGCGCGCGATGACGGAAGCAATCAATGATGCCGATACCGCTGCCATCGTACTGACGGGCGCCGGCCGAGCCTTTTGTTCTGGTGACGATCTGAAGGAGTTCGAGCAACAGAGCGAGAGTGAAGCATCCGTTCGAGCTCACATCGATGCGATCCAGCGGATCACCAAGCTGATGCTCGGCAGTGACAAGCCCGTTGTAGGTGCACTGCATGGGTACGCGGTAGGTGGCGGCTTTGAGTGGGTCCTCAATTGCGACCTGGTCGTTGCGAGCGAGAACCTCATCGGGTTCTTCCCAGAAATGGATTGGGGGAACTTCGTCACCGGTGGCGTAACGTACCTATTGCCGCAGACCCTTGGTTACCAGCGCACTTTTGAACTGATCGTCCTCGGCGAGCGCCAGAGCGCCGCTCGCCTACAGCAGCTTGGGCTCGTGAACTGGGTGGTCCCGCAAGAGGAAATGCTGACGAAGGCATTTGAGGTCGCGGAGAAAATCGCTAGCAAGTCGCGAGCTTCGGTCGCACGCTTGAAGACCCTGATTAACCAGGACCTCGGAGGACAACTCTGGCGCGCTGTCGCGCTGGAGGAGCAGGCAACGGTTGAAGCGTTCATGCGGCCGGAAGCGGCTGAGCGGGTCAAGCAGTTCGGACGCGCGAAGAGCTAACCTCTAACTCACTAGCCAGCGCCGAATAACGGCGCTGGTCGGTGATAAGGCTCACGCTTCAGGGAACGGTAAGGACGATGACGATATTCACTCGCGGGGCATGCATGTTAGACGATCAACAGAGTGCCGTTCTCCAAGAGCAACTCATGGAGCTGGCTGCACTGTTCGTGTCGCTGCAGCCAATAGCAGGGCTGGTTCTAGCCTTGTACAGCGAGGAAGGCCACCTGCTCGCATCGACGTCGCCAGATACCGAATTAGCGGAGCATGTGCCGTTCGAGGCCTCAGCAAAGAGCACCGACATTTATTTCTACTCAAATCTTCAGGGGCAGAAGCTCGCGTGGAAACACATTAGGTCGGGCCTATTGGCTTGTGCTCCTTTTTTCTTGGTCCAGGCAAGCCAAATTGATGACGGGACGTTGGCGAGTTTGTGCCAGTGCGGATCGAGCTTCATCGTTCGTCATCTGGAGCTTCTGGAAAAAACGCGGACGCTCAAACAGGTTATTCGCGAACAAGAGGCCATTATCGATCATATCTCCGATGGTCTGCTTGTTATGGATAGGCTGGGTGCTGTCCGCTATCTGAATACTACTGCCGCTCGCCTGCTCAAACTTGATGCGGTGCGCGCCATTGGCGTACCACTTAAAGAGCTTCTGGATTACAGTCTCAATATCGAGCCAGTTTTTCGGTCAGGGAAAGGTTACATTGATCGCGAGCTGCAAATAGACTCACCCAACCTCCATTTGCATATCTTGGACACAGCCATTCCGATTCGTGACGATGAGGGAAATGTTGTATCCGTGGTCAACACTTTTAGAGAAATGTCTCGCGTTCGAGAACTATCGCAGCGTATGGCAGGTGATTTGGCTCGATATCATTTCACCGATGTTCTGGGTCAGAACCGACACCTGCGCAACGCCCTCGCTGCTGCTCAACGTGCGGCTCAAGCTGATAGCAATGTCTTGTTATACGGTGAAAGTGGAACAGGCAAAGAAATTTTTGCGCAAGCCATTCACAACGATGGCCGTCGTTCAAATGGGCCATTCGTTGCAATTAACAGCGCCGCACTACCCCGTGATCAGATTGAAAGTGAGCTATTTGGCTATGCAGCCGGGAGTGCCGCTGGTGGAGAACTATCCGGCCGCCCTGGACGCTTTGAGCAAGCATCAGGAGGCACCATTTTCCTAGACGAAATTTCGGAAATGCCGTTGGACGTCCAGGGAAAACTACTCCGTGTTCTGCAGGAACGCCAAGTCACACGAATTGGCGGCACACGAAGTATCCCCGTTGACGTTAGGGTGGTTGCAGCGTCCAGTCGCAACCTGAGCGACATGGTGCTGCAGCACAGGTTTCGCGAAGACCTCTATTATCGACTTAATGTGTTGTGTATTGATCTCCCCCCCTTGCGAAAGCGCGGTGATGACATTGTGAAGTTAGCCGAAGAATTCATTCGGCGATACTGCACGGCACTGCATCGATCACCAATCAGGCTAGGCAGCAAGGCCATTGATCAACTGCTGGCATGCGATTGGAGAGGTAACATTCGGCAGCTGCAAAACGTCATTGAGAGGATGGTTAACCTAGTTGACTCTGATCAGCTTGATGAATTTCCGGAGGAGTGGCTGGAAGATAAAGTTCACCGAGATCCGTTGCCGGATGAAGGCGGATCATGGACTCGTGTAATGACGCTAAATGAATATGAGCGACTTGGTGTACGCCTGGCTCTTGAAGCAACGGATTACAACATCTCGCAAGCATCTGAAGTTCTGGGTATAACTCGCCCGACTCTCTACGCAAAGATGAAGCGGCATGGTATTGAAGTGTCACCAAAACTAAGTGAGCGACCCAATTTTGGGTAGTCACCAAGCATAATTGCAAACTTCTTTTTTGACCCTTAGCTCAAGACGCCGACGCAGAACTTCACACTGCACGCCAAACCAATACCTTTACCTGGAAAAACTCGACAAAAGCCGCATCGCCTTCGAAAAAGTATTTGCAACCCTTCCTTGAACAGGGGCTCGAACAGAGGTTAATCCTCTTTTTGATAAGCATCACTTGCTTCGATTTATTTGCAGCGAAGATGAACACCAATTTCTTAC comes from the Pseudomonas sp. TCU-HL1 genome and includes:
- a CDS encoding enoyl-CoA hydratase/isomerase family protein, translated to MSTVLYERQGSVGLVTLNRPERLNAISSAMLGDFERAMTEAINDADTAAIVLTGAGRAFCSGDDLKEFEQQSESEASVRAHIDAIQRITKLMLGSDKPVVGALHGYAVGGGFEWVLNCDLVVASENLIGFFPEMDWGNFVTGGVTYLLPQTLGYQRTFELIVLGERQSAARLQQLGLVNWVVPQEEMLTKAFEVAEKIASKSRASVARLKTLINQDLGGQLWRAVALEEQATVEAFMRPEAAERVKQFGRAKS
- a CDS encoding sigma-54 interaction domain-containing protein is translated as MELAALFVSLQPIAGLVLALYSEEGHLLASTSPDTELAEHVPFEASAKSTDIYFYSNLQGQKLAWKHIRSGLLACAPFFLVQASQIDDGTLASLCQCGSSFIVRHLELLEKTRTLKQVIREQEAIIDHISDGLLVMDRLGAVRYLNTTAARLLKLDAVRAIGVPLKELLDYSLNIEPVFRSGKGYIDRELQIDSPNLHLHILDTAIPIRDDEGNVVSVVNTFREMSRVRELSQRMAGDLARYHFTDVLGQNRHLRNALAAAQRAAQADSNVLLYGESGTGKEIFAQAIHNDGRRSNGPFVAINSAALPRDQIESELFGYAAGSAAGGELSGRPGRFEQASGGTIFLDEISEMPLDVQGKLLRVLQERQVTRIGGTRSIPVDVRVVAASSRNLSDMVLQHRFREDLYYRLNVLCIDLPPLRKRGDDIVKLAEEFIRRYCTALHRSPIRLGSKAIDQLLACDWRGNIRQLQNVIERMVNLVDSDQLDEFPEEWLEDKVHRDPLPDEGGSWTRVMTLNEYERLGVRLALEATDYNISQASEVLGITRPTLYAKMKRHGIEVSPKLSERPNFG